The stretch of DNA CGGCGACCTGATCCGGCTCTACAGGCGCGGTGCACCGTGGACACGCGGTCGGGGTCATCTGGTGGAAGAACCTCACAGCGTGCGCGTCCTCGAGGGCCGCGTGGTCTCGGGCCTTCGAAGCACGGATCTGCAGGCGCAGAGTGCTGGCGGTAGCGCCCTCGTTCATCAGGTCGACTTCGAGCGCGTGCGCCTGGCGGGCCAGGTCAGTCGCCTGGGTCGCGAGTGCCATGGTCGCGGCGACGTCTGGGACGTTGTCGCTGAAGGTCGCCAGTTTGGCCTCGAGCGCAGTCACTTCCGCTTCGGCGGCCGTGAGCGCCTCGACCGCAACCTCTGAGGCGCTCGTCGCCTTGTCAGCGTCGTCCTTCGACTTCTTCTCAAGCCGACGAAAGGCCGTAGTCGCGGCAGCGTTGGCCATGACCCAGTCCGTACCGATGAACGCCTGCATCATCCGGATGCCAAGCGTGGTGACGTTGCCGACGATGGGGTCGAGCTGGTTGTGACGGACGGCCATCGCACTCGAGAACGCCGGCCACGTGTGCTTGACCTCGCGGTCGTCTGTCCACACGGGAATCTCGGCCAGGCGGAGCCGCCCCATCATGACTGAGCCCATCACTCCCTCGAACTCGTCCGGTCCGGTGAACTTGGCCAGCCCCCGCACCAAACCGTCGTCGCCCGGGCTTACGAGCTCGACGTGGCCGTTGACGGGCTCGCCGGCCTCGGAGTCGAAGCGGACGCGAACAGTGTCCGTGCCGACGGTCCAGTCGACCTCGACATTCTGGATCCAGGCGAGAACGTCGGGTCCCATGTCAGGACGTCGTCCTGTCAACGCCCAGGTGAGCACGTTCAAGACTGTGGTCTTGCCGCGCAGGTTGCTGCCGCTACCTATGCCCAAGACGCCAGCTGGTGGGGTCCACGAGAACGTGAAGGGCTTGTGAACCTGCCCGGTGGCCGGGTCGGGCTCCTCGGCGGCGACCTCCGGGTGGACGGCCGGGTCGAGGACCTTGGTGCCGGTGAACGTCAGGCGCGCGACGCGCAGAGGCACCGGTGTCGACGCTGACGCGGTCGTCGGGACGTGGTGGCGCGTCAGCACGTCGTCAACGTCATCGGCGGTGGTCTCGATCGCGGGACGCTTCGCCGCCAGCTTCTTGACGATGTCGTCGGCCAACGCGCTCATGGTGCCTCCTGTTCCGTTGCCTGCTCGGTGTGCTGGTCGAGGCGTGCGCGCACCCGACTCGTGATGGGCGCAATTGTGGACCCGAGCTCGGTCTCGGCGTAGGTACGCTGGGCGTACTGACGCTCCTTGAGCACCTTGCCGTTGTCTCCGTCGACGACCGCCTCGACCAACTCGGCGTGACTGACGTACCAGCCGAGCAGGGGGTCGGACCCCATCTCGGCGACACCGGCCGCGCCCTTGGCGGTGAGGAAGAACTGACTGCGCTGGGGCTTGTTGCCCGGCGTGCCGACCCGGCCGACCTTCGCGAGTCCGTACAGCTCGAGGAACGCGAACGCGTCGTCGAGCGGCTCGTAGGCGCCGTAGAGCCACCGCGGCATCGGGTACCACCGCAGGTCCGGCTCGGGAGTGTCCAGCAGGTTCCGTGCGTGCTCGATGTACTCGGCACCAAGGCGGCCGTCGTCGACCATGGTGAGGATCTCGTCGGCGAGGTAGTCGGGGTTGCGGAGCCAGAAGTCCATCGCCTGGATGGCCTTCTCGCTTCGAACGACCGTGATCATGCCGTCGGGGTCGGACTCAGTCACGGGCGAGCCGCAGCGGTCGAGCAACGCCATCAGGCGGATGGCGTGCTGAGTCTTGGTAGCGGTGGGGCGCGCCAGGTCCGCCTCGTTCTCCACCACTTCTCACTTCCCGTCTTGGTCTCGACAAGAGGAACGTACCGTCACAGCAGCGCACCTGGGGCCGAACTAGCTGCTCCGCAGCCCCCTCGTGGCCCCACGACCTCCTGGGCCAGCGCACCCTCATCGACAGACACCACCGATCATGAAATGTCAAAACTGAGCACGGCCAAGGCCGCGCGGGTTCAAGCGTCCGATCAACGCTCCGTCGAAAATCACCGCGCGGCTGCACTGCATCCGAGGACCTCTTGACCCGTCTCTGGTGCCGCCTCGCGGGTAACTGATCTGCAGGACTTCGTCTGAATCCCCTCACCCCAGCCGAAGGGTCGCTGGGCCGGATTCGTTCACCCCTGTGGTTGAAATCAGAGCCACAGGGGGACCTCCTGGCGGAGGATAGGGGACTCCGTCCCTCGCTGGCGCTCGCTCCTCCTCGAATCCGCAACCCTTGATGCCGATCGAAGCCCCTCGGCGCCGCCGAGTATGACGAAGCCCCCAGGCTCTGGTGAGCCGAGGGGCTTCGATCGACGCGGAGGATAGGGGACTCCGTCGCTCGTCCCGCCCCCGCAAGCGGGAGGTGCCCCCAGCTCCTCCTCGAATCGCCAGCCTGATGCAGAGACCGTGGGCCCCTCGGCCGCTCTGAGAACGACTGGGCCCCTCGGCACTGACATGCCGAGGGGCCCACGATCTCTGCGGAGGATAGGGGACTCCGTCGGTCGCTGGCGCTCCCTCCTCCCCGAATCCGCTAGCCCAGACCAGAGGTCAAGAACCCCTCGGCATGGCACGCGAACGGAAGAACCCCCCGACATCGTGATGCCGAGGGGTTCTTGACCTCTGCGGAGGATAGGGGATTCGAACCCCTGAGAGCTTTCACTCAACCCGCTTTCCAAGCGAGCGCACTAGGCCACTATGCGAATCCTCCGCGGACGAGCGTACCGGTCGCATCCCGCGTGGAACGCACTGGGGCAGCCCCCGTATGCTGGGCGCAGCCCCTCGCGTGGCGCTATCTCACCCAACTCCCCCAGGGCCGGAAGGCAGCAAGGGTCAGTGGGCTCTAGCGGGTACGCGAGGGGTCCTTCACGTCCGCCACCCGCATCCGCAGACCAAGGCGGACGAACACCACGCCGAACGACACGGCCCCCACCGCCACCAGCGGCAACCACCACGCCCGGTACCCCGCCGCGTACGCCGCGACCACGGCCAGGACGCCCGCCACTCCAGCCAGCCCGCCCTGGATCGCCACGTACCAGGCGATCCACGGGCGCTTCCACCGCGTGGATGCCTGCTCCTCCTGTGTCACGTCGCGACCGGCGTTCATGGACACCCAGACGAGCCAGCCCGCCATGCCCAGCAGGAACGCTCCGGTGATCGCCTCCCCCGGACGACCTCGCTCCAGCGCGCCCACGAGGATCGCTGCGCCGAGCCCGACGAACACCAGCGTCATCACGCTGGCGAGGGCCAGGCGTGCGGGTCGCGACTGCTTCATCGGACGCTTGCGCAACGGGACCCAGGTGCCACGCCGACGCTTCTCCCACCGCTCGCCCAGTCCGACCAGCAGCAGGACGGCGATCACGCCCAGGTACAGGAGAGGACGGTCCTCCAGGAAGCCGATCACAGGTCGCTCCGCTCTCCCCCTCCTCAGAGGAGGCTAGGAGCCCGCGGGCGGCGCCGCACGCCGAGACGACGACGCCCCCGAC from Aeromicrobium erythreum encodes:
- a CDS encoding ATP-binding protein, with the protein product MSALADDIVKKLAAKRPAIETTADDVDDVLTRHHVPTTASASTPVPLRVARLTFTGTKVLDPAVHPEVAAEEPDPATGQVHKPFTFSWTPPAGVLGIGSGSNLRGKTTVLNVLTWALTGRRPDMGPDVLAWIQNVEVDWTVGTDTVRVRFDSEAGEPVNGHVELVSPGDDGLVRGLAKFTGPDEFEGVMGSVMMGRLRLAEIPVWTDDREVKHTWPAFSSAMAVRHNQLDPIVGNVTTLGIRMMQAFIGTDWVMANAAATTAFRRLEKKSKDDADKATSASEVAVEALTAAEAEVTALEAKLATFSDNVPDVAATMALATQATDLARQAHALEVDLMNEGATASTLRLQIRASKARDHAALEDAHAVRFFHQMTPTACPRCTAPVEPDQVAAERGHGPCSLCSKPPESAAPTTGGALGDLPNGHEHPDGDEDDEHDVDGDDALDRALAESEVRMGELRSRITQLTSDADAARARHDADQARIAGSADRTRVQLELATATGVVKALTSQRDASVDDVEVSFDQVVLGAVVDVLAKRISDAQETHLANISADIGQLVASFGAPHLTEFALTGGATMNLETNGEATTYGRLTNGEKLRVKIATAIALIRHGHAAGLGRHPGFLVLDSPAAEEMPDEDLATMVGALLDVAGNDQMQILVATRATGPLLELLSEDHRRVVEGDEYLW